In the Sphaerodactylus townsendi isolate TG3544 linkage group LG10, MPM_Stown_v2.3, whole genome shotgun sequence genome, one interval contains:
- the SEMA4F gene encoding semaphorin-4F, giving the protein MEPLPLVLLVLLPGLVGSLAPPAARISRPFAEVDRMVQRFSSQAASNYSVFLVDPSSRVLYVGAKDAIFALHVDSITHGSKRVPWNVLPNAQNSCRMKGKKEAECYNFVRILEFANKTHLFVCGTFAFDPQCGFIKVSQLHSVESLESGRGKCPFEPQQPSTAVVADGVLYAATVNNFLGTEPIISRATGNPSELIRTDNSVAWLNDPEFVASAFIRESRNGDDDKVYFFFTETAREYDFYEKVKVARVARVCKGDLGGQKTLQKKWTTFLKARLVCSDPETGTVFNILKDVVTLPAANWTGTVFYGVFASQRHEGTGSAVCAYSMESIRAAMEGRFKEFKRDCDARMPDDVPSPRPGACVTSSMKLAGVRSSLGLPDRVLTFIRDHPLMEQPVYPLQNRPVLVKMDTQYRRLAVHRARALSGQEHDILYLGTEDGHLHKAVKIGPEASLVEDLTLFMEQQPIRNLLIHQNWLYVASDSEVTQISTSSCALYKTCPDCLLARDPSCAWSQEMGACRDHHGHVGLLQDLTAANVLLLCSPEKEEAPPIVEVPALLTAHMVLPCTPRSAWASCEWQRPSLEAAPYVLRDDGLELTVTEDTLGEYTCRCAEAGVNGMVASYSLVNAARNGPSASKSAERSYSVLVGIFCFILGVVVSSACLLLHERRRRERLQRELICRERNGLDLMQSAATSCSHDPQTPSSPEDERHPLATAKKNGSLNGYPHLYINELDTEQARIYLTGVPLAKCDETSI; this is encoded by the exons AGGTGGACCGGATGGTGCAGCGCTTTTCCAGCCAGGCGGCTTCCAACTACAGCGTGTTCCTGGTGGACCCCTCCTCCCGAGTGCTGTACGTGGGAGCCAAGGACGCCATCTTTGCCCTGCACGTGGACAGCATCACCCACGGAAGCAAGAGG GTCCCTTGGAATGTGCTTCCAAACGCGCAGAACTCCTGCAGGATGAAAGGCAAGAAGGAG GCCGAATGCTACAACTTCGTCCGGATCTTGGAGTTTGCAAACAAAACCCACCTCTTTGTCTGTGGGACTTTTGCCTTCGACCCGCAGTGTGGTTTCATT AAAGTGAGTCAGCTCCACAGCGTTGAAAGCCTGGAGAGCGGCCGGGGGAAGTGCCCCTTTGAGCCCCAGCAGCCGTCCACAGCGGTCGTGGCAG ATGGCGTCTTGTATGCAGCCACAGTCAACAATTTCCTGGGGACGGAGCCCATCATCTCCAGAGCCACAGGAAACCCCTCAGAGCTGATCCGGACAGACAATTCCGTGGCATGGCTGAATG atCCCGAGTTCGTGGCCTCTGCTTTCATACGGGAGAGCAGGAATGGTGACGATGATAAGGTCTACTTCTTCTTCACGGAGACGGCCAGGGAATATGACTTCTACGAGAAAGTCAAGGTGGCTCGGGTGGCCAGAGTCTGCAAG GGGGACTTGGGAGGCCAGAAGACCCTGCAGAAGAAGTGGACCACCTTCTTGAAGGCTCGCTTGGTCTGCTCAGATCCAGAGACCGGAACCGTCTTCAACATTCTCAAGGATGTGGTCACTCTGCCCGCTGCCAACTGGACAGGCACCGTCTTCTATGGAGTCTTTGCCTCCCAAAG GCACGAGGGAACAGGCTCTGCCGTTTGTGCCTATAGCATGGAGAGCATCCGGGCGGCCATGGAGGGGCGCTTCAAGGAGTTCAAGAGGGATTGCGACGCCCGGATGCCGGATGATGTCCCTTCCCCTCGGCCAGGGGCA TGCGTCACCAGCAGCATGAAGTTGGCTGGCGTCAGGTCCTCACTGGGCCTCCCAGACCGTGTCCTGACGTTCATCCGTGACCACCCGCTGATGGAGCAGCCAGTCTACCCCCTGCAGAACAGGCCTGTGTTAGTGAAGATGGACACGCAGTACCGCCGGTTGGCAGTTCACCGGGCCAGAGCTCTTTCCGGGCAGGAGCACGACATTCTGTACCTGGGGACAG aGGATGGACACTTGCACAAGGCCGTGAAGATTGGCCCTGAAGCGTCCCTCGTTGAGGACTTGACCCTGTTCATGGAGCAGCAGCCAATCCGGAACCTGCTCATCCATCAG AATTGGCTTTATGTGGCCTCTGACAGCGAAGTCACCCAGATCAGCACCTCCAGCTGTGCCTTGTACAAGACCTGCCCAGACTGTCTTTTGGCCAGAGACCCGTCTTGCGCCTGGAGCCAGGAGATGGGGGCATGCAGAGACCACCACGGGCACGTGGG GCTGCTCCAGGACCTGACAGCGGCAAACGTGCTGTTGCTGTGCTCTCCGGAGAAGGAAG AGGCGCCCCCCATTGTTGAAGTGCCAGCTCTGCTGACCGCCCACATGGTCCTGCCCTGCACCCCTCGCTCCGCGTGGGCCAGCTGTGAGTGGCAGAGACCCTCCCTGGAGGCCGCCCCCTATGTCTTGCGTGACGATGGACTGGAGCTGACTGTGACGGAGGACACGCTGGGGGAATACACGTGCCGGTGTGCAGAGGCTGGCGTGAACGGCATGGTCGCCTCCTACAGCCTGGTGAACGCGGCCCGGAACGGCCCCAGCGCCTCAAAGTCGGCCGAGCGCAGCTACAGCGTCCTGGTGGGAATCTTCTGCTTCATCTTGGGGGTTGTCGTCAGCAGCGCCTGCCTCCTCCTGCACGAGCGCCGGCGGCGGGAGCGGCTGCAGCGGGAGCTGATCTGCCGGGAGCGCAACGGGCTGGACCTGATGCAGTCAGCCGCCACCAGCTGCAGCCACGACCCACAGACTCCCAGCTCTCCGGAGGATGAGCGCCACCCACTGGCCACAGCCAAGAAGAACGGCAGCCTCAACGGCTACCCCCACCTCTACATCAACGAGCTGGACACAGAGCAAGCCCGCATCTACTTGACGGGGGTCCCCCTGGCCAAGTGTGATGAGACCTCCATTTAG
- the LOC125439585 gene encoding uncharacterized protein LOC125439585 isoform X1: MAQRRLAEALQLSRDLVIVECSPDQAEWAEEGSCPPPSLTAPHRVPLSRDSHGVYSLCFAPDGGQLATGFGNGAVQLVDALTGLPGPSLCPGHHVRHAITAVSFHRLKPGLLMAAGADGTISIYDLPSQYPVASLTEKENEINALDVCRDGSTFATAGKDRHIRLYDSQTNQLFHVMEAPDFMAGDEFTPRSGHSRRIFALCFHPTELHLFLTGGWDNSVKVWDKRVSKGAQSMLNGPHICGPGIDVQRDQVLTGSWVPHNALQLWDLRMARLWQNLPFPGSPTQGEFLYSARFCSANVVMAGGSGTCGASLLHVGTGGWGDLPAEQACSRGGLSTWRTAGRCGWCRRKPALCRAELNQGFQSEVGAAQHEQPHACPGKDWRAASAGQWTLPRGSMGPAPLPGSADHLDFARSSLLALPFRSALGRSPRPEHFQVKLRCGVGGAGALLSHYLCNKTHSALGRVAGGICDLKRGTVEISSQAGAPEKSRPSNFQDSSWHTLLQLGGGGGGAGGSQHPSVLPLSPPLLFVGHTSSQVSEGTVVWGVFIPFWSSCVSEV; the protein is encoded by the exons ATGGCGCAGCGGCGGCTGGCTGAGGCCCTTCAGCTCTCGCGTGACCTAGTGATCGTGGAGTGCAGCCCGGACCAGGCAGAGTGGGCGGAGGAGGGgtcctgtcccccccccagcctgacTGCGCCACACCGAGTCCCGCTCAGCAGGGACAGCCATGGCGTCTACAGCCTCTGTTTTGCCCCGGATGGGGGCCAGCTTGCAACTGGCTTTGGAAATGGAGCAGTGCAG CTGGTGGATGCGTTGACCGGCCTGCCAGGCCCCTCCTTGTGCCCGGGGCACCACGTGCGCCACGCCATCACAGCTGTGAGCTTCCATCGGCTGAAGCCAGGGCTGCTGATGGCTGCCGGAGCAGACGGCACCATCTCCATCTACGACTTGCCCTCTCAGTATCCTGTGGCCTCCTTGACAG agaagGAGAATGAGATCAATGCTCTGGATGTCTGCCGGGATGGCAGCACCTTCGCTACTGCTGGCAAAGACCGGCACATCCGGCTCTACGACAGCCAGACCAACCAG CTTTTCCACGTTATGGAGGCCCCTGATTTTATGGCTGGCGATGAGTTCACCCCCCGCAGCGGCCACTCCCGGCGGATCTTTGCCTTGTGCTTCCATCCCACGGAGCTGCATCTCTTCCTGACTGGTGGCTGGGACAACTCTGTCAAA GTGTGGGACAAACGTGTGAGCAAAGGAGCACAGAGCATGCTCAACGGGCCCCACATCTGTGGCCCAGGCATTGATGTCCAG AGAGATCAGGTCCTGACTGGTTCGTGGGTGCCCCACAACGCCCTGCAACTGTGGGACTTGCGCATGGCTCGGCTGTGGCAAAACCTGCCCTTTCCTGGAAGCCCCACCCAGGGGGAATTCCTTTACTCTGCCCGATTCTGCTCAGCGAACGTGGTGATGGCTGGGGGCAGTGGGACGTGCGGAGCCAGCCTTCTCCATGTCGGCACAG GTGGTTGGGGGGATCTACCTGCCGAACAAGCCTGTTCACGTGGTGGCCTCAGCACCTGGAGGACAGCTGGTCGCTGCGGCTGGTGCAGGAGGAAACCTGCACTTTGCAGAGCTGAGCTGAACCAAGGCTTCCAGTCAGAGGTTGGGGCTGCCCAGCATGAACAGCCACACGCTTGCCCAGGCAAGGACTGGAGAGCGGCCAGTGCCGGTCAGTGGACTCTTCCCAGGGGCTCCATGGGGCCTGCACCCCTTCCTGGCTCTGCTGATCATCTTGACTTTGCCCGAAGCTCTCTGTTGGCGCTCCCCTTCCGCTCTGCTCTGGGCCGCTCCCCACGTCCTGAGCACTTTCAAGTCAAGCTTaggtgtggggtgggtggagctgGGGCTTTGCTTTCTCATTATTTATGCAATAAAACACATTCTGCCTTGGGAAGAGTAGCAGGTGGGATTTGTGACTTGAAACGGGGCACTGTGGAGATTTCCAGCCAGGCTGGAGCACCTGAGAAATCCAGGCCGAGTAATTTTCAGGACAGCTCTTGGCACACGCTGctccagttggggggggggggggggggggcggggggatcccAACATCCCTCAGTTttgcctctctcccccccacttcTGTTCGTAGGCCACACATCCTCTCAGGTCTCTGAGGGGACGGTGGTGTGGGGTGTCTTCATACCATTCTGGAGCTCTTGTGTGAGCGAGGTTTAA
- the LOC125439585 gene encoding WD repeat-containing protein 38-like isoform X2, which yields MAQRRLAEALQLSRDLVIVECSPDQAEWAEEGSCPPPSLTAPHRVPLSRDSHGVYSLCFAPDGGQLATGFGNGAVQLVDALTGLPGPSLCPGHHVRHAITAVSFHRLKPGLLMAAGADGTISIYDLPSQYPVASLTEKENEINALDVCRDGSTFATAGKDRHIRLYDSQTNQLFHVMEAPDFMAGDEFTPRSGHSRRIFALCFHPTELHLFLTGGWDNSVKVWDKRVSKGAQSMLNGPHICGPGIDVQRDQVLTGSWVPHNALQLWDLRMARLWQNLPFPGSPTQGEFLYSARFCSANVVMAGGSGTCGASLLHVGTGQVVGGIYLPNKPVHVVASAPGGQLVAAAGAGGNLHFAELS from the exons ATGGCGCAGCGGCGGCTGGCTGAGGCCCTTCAGCTCTCGCGTGACCTAGTGATCGTGGAGTGCAGCCCGGACCAGGCAGAGTGGGCGGAGGAGGGgtcctgtcccccccccagcctgacTGCGCCACACCGAGTCCCGCTCAGCAGGGACAGCCATGGCGTCTACAGCCTCTGTTTTGCCCCGGATGGGGGCCAGCTTGCAACTGGCTTTGGAAATGGAGCAGTGCAG CTGGTGGATGCGTTGACCGGCCTGCCAGGCCCCTCCTTGTGCCCGGGGCACCACGTGCGCCACGCCATCACAGCTGTGAGCTTCCATCGGCTGAAGCCAGGGCTGCTGATGGCTGCCGGAGCAGACGGCACCATCTCCATCTACGACTTGCCCTCTCAGTATCCTGTGGCCTCCTTGACAG agaagGAGAATGAGATCAATGCTCTGGATGTCTGCCGGGATGGCAGCACCTTCGCTACTGCTGGCAAAGACCGGCACATCCGGCTCTACGACAGCCAGACCAACCAG CTTTTCCACGTTATGGAGGCCCCTGATTTTATGGCTGGCGATGAGTTCACCCCCCGCAGCGGCCACTCCCGGCGGATCTTTGCCTTGTGCTTCCATCCCACGGAGCTGCATCTCTTCCTGACTGGTGGCTGGGACAACTCTGTCAAA GTGTGGGACAAACGTGTGAGCAAAGGAGCACAGAGCATGCTCAACGGGCCCCACATCTGTGGCCCAGGCATTGATGTCCAG AGAGATCAGGTCCTGACTGGTTCGTGGGTGCCCCACAACGCCCTGCAACTGTGGGACTTGCGCATGGCTCGGCTGTGGCAAAACCTGCCCTTTCCTGGAAGCCCCACCCAGGGGGAATTCCTTTACTCTGCCCGATTCTGCTCAGCGAACGTGGTGATGGCTGGGGGCAGTGGGACGTGCGGAGCCAGCCTTCTCCATGTCGGCACAGGTCAG GTGGTTGGGGGGATCTACCTGCCGAACAAGCCTGTTCACGTGGTGGCCTCAGCACCTGGAGGACAGCTGGTCGCTGCGGCTGGTGCAGGAGGAAACCTGCACTTTGCAGAGCTGAGCTGA